The nucleotide sequence ACTTAGGGGAAATCAACATAAGCTCAGACATTAAGGTATTTTCAGAAAGTATTTTAATTTATTGTCAGTCATTCAAGGGAATTCTGGACGAACAATGCTGGAAAATTTTACCTAGTATAGGACTTACGCATTGACGGATTTAAAAAAGTCTCAAACTACTTTATAACGTATCTGTGATCAGACGAACTAAACATGCTTCTACAGCAACTTGTACATTACCCATTTATATGGGCTTTCTCATGACAGAACCAAACTCTATTAGCTGCACACAACTTGCCGAGACTTATAATATCTCGCATGACAGTGTAAATCGCTTTTTGGAGCGTGAAGACTACACAGCTCACGATCTATATCAAGAAGCAATTCAACACATTGATAATAATAAACTTATAGTCAGTATTGATGATACTGTTTTAGATAAGCCATATAGTCAACATATGGACTTAGTTAGCTATTTTTGGTCAGGTAAACACCACCGATCCGTCAAGGGTATTAATCTCATTACCTTGTATGCGACAGATCAACATGGCAAAAATATTCCAATTAATTTTCGAATTTATGATAAGTCAGAAAGTAAAACCAAGAATGATTACTTTATGGAGATGTTAAGTGAAGTACTCGATTGGGGTGCAAAGATTCAATTCATTACAGGTGATAGTTGGTATTCATCGACTGAAAATCTAAAAACCATAAGAAAACATGGTATTCGATTTATGTTTGGTGTCGACAGTAACCGTAAGGTTTCCCCTGAAAAAGGACAATGGTTTCAACTCCGTTTATTGCCGAATTTTCATCAGGGTCAAGTGGTCTGGCTCAAAGATGTTGGCTTTGTACAATTATTTAAGACTCAGTTAAAAGAACAGCAGAGATTTTATATTGTGCATCAAGATGAAGATGATTTATTGTCCTTTGATGGTTTTTATGAATTACATTCAAGTCATTGGAAAATAGAACAATATCATCGAGTAATTAAACAGGTTTGTCATATTGAAAAGTTTCAAGTAAGACGATCCAAGCTGATTTTGAATCATATTTTCTCAGCCTTGATGGCCTATGTTGAGATACAAAAGAACCAGTTTGAGCGGATCTTTGAAAATGTATATCGTTGGCAGAAGAAATTATTTAGACCAATTATCAAGAACTTTATTGATGAATTTATTCTCGATAAGAATCATCTGCTGCCACAGAAAATCTATAAATAATAGTGCGTAAGTCCTATAGTATTAAAATTTTTAAAAAATATTAGGTTAAAAGCGGCCCGAAGCCCGCTTTTAATCATCAGATTGATTAGAAAAAACCTGCCGGTTTGGTTGAATAGCTCACCAACAGATTTTTGGTTTGTTGATAATGATCCAGCATCATTCTGTGATTCTCACGTCCAATGCCTGATTTTTTATAGCCACCGAAAGCCGCATGGGCAGGGTAGATGTGATAACAGTTGGTCCAGACCCGACCGGCCTGAATGGCACGGCCAGCACGGTAAGAGGTATGCGCTGAGCGTGACCAGACACCGGCACCGAGTCCGTAAATCGTATCATTGGCGATCTTGATCGCATCATCGAAGTCTTTGAAGGTGGTCACAGCCAGTACAGGCCCGAAGATTTCATCTTGGAAGGTCTTCATGTCATTGCTGCCTTTAAAGATGGTCGGTTCAATATAGAAACCTTGACCCACTTCCTGACGTGCTTCACCACCGGTCAGGATTTGTGCGCCTTCTTCACGGCCAGTGGCAATACAGCCCAGAATCTTATCCTGCTGTTCCTGAGAAGCTTGCGCGCCAATCATGGTGTCGGTATCTAGGGGATGCCCGGTTTTAATGCGTTGTACCCGTTCTACCGCACGCGCCAAAAACTCATCGGCAATGCTTTCCTGTACCAAGGCACGGGAAGGACAGGTACAGATTTCACCCTGGTTCAGGGCAAACATGGCAAAGCCTTCTAGGGCTTTATCCAGATAATCATCTTCCTGATCCATAATGTCGGCAAAGAACAGATTCGGTGACTTACCGCCAAGTTCCAGAGTCACCGGAATAATATTTTCAGTCGCATATTGCATGATCAACTGACCTACTGCGGTTGAGCCGGTAAAGGCAATCTTGGCAATACGTGGATTGGTCGCCAGTGGACGGCCGACTTCGACTCCATAGCCATTGACGATATTCAATACGCCTGGCGGCAAAATGTCCTGAATCAATTCAGCCAGCACCAGAATACTGACTGGAGTCTGTTCCGCAGGTTTCAGCACAATACAGTTACCTGCAGCCAAGGCTGGCGCGAGTTTCCAGGCAGCCATCAGAATCGGGAAATTCCACGGGATAATCTGACCCACGACGCCCAACGGCTCATGGAAATGATAAGCAATGGTATCTTCGTCGATTTCGGAAATGCCGCCTTCCTGAGCCCGGATACAGCCGGCAAAATAACGAAAATGGTCAATCGCCAGTGGAATATCGGCAGCCAGCGTTTCACGGATCGGTTTACCATTGTCCCAGGTTTCTGCCACCGCCAACAGTTCCAGATTTTGTTCCAGACGATCTGCAATTTTCAACAGAATATTGGAGCGGGTGGTCGGCGATGACCGGTTCCATTGTTCTTTGGCTTTGTGTGCTGCATCTAAGGCCAATTCAATGTCTTCTACAGAAGAGCGCGGCACTTTGGTAAAGACTTTGCCATCTACCGGAGAGATGTTGTCAAAGTATTCACCTTTGACTGGAGCGACCCATTCGCCGCCAATGAAATTATCGTATTGCGCTTTAAATTGAATTTTTGAACCGTCAGTATTGGGGTCTGCATAACGCATAATCTATTCCTTTATATGATTGTTAGTGGTGCAGGCTGCGCGCATGTTGCCGATCAAAAAATATAGGCGCTTCTGCATTCAGCTCTACTATAAAGAGGGAACAAGACGGACGGTTGTTTGTTTACAGGCTTGCTACAAAAGACAATATTTGGAGACAAGCGGTAGAATAATAAAAATTATAAATTCTCAAGCCTTAAATTTAAAAACAAGGGCTTATAGCATTTATAAAACATCGAAAGATTGGCATATTTTCAATGTGCTTGATTACATTCCAACCTAATAAGGATTCAAAAGAAGCCAGGCAAGAGAAATGAGGGTAAGTTTCATTTCTTCTTCCGCGTTTATCTAAAGTCCTTGGTCATGCAGCCACTGAAACAGTTGCTGATAAACCTGCTTACGCACAGATTGCTCTGAAAGTACCAGATCATGTAAACCGTTCTGGATACTTTGAACCGTGACATCGCCTTTAATTTTTTTGGCATATTTTTGAATGTCTTTAATGCCTAGAATTACATCGCTGCTCTGTGCGGCTTTGCCCCATTTTTTAGGGTATAAGGTCTGATGCGAATGCATGATGAGTACCGGAACATCGAGCTGAACACCGCGATGAATTTCCTTCTGTGCCTCATGAATGGCACGAATAAAACTGATTCGAACCATCGGGTAGCGGGTCTTTTTCCAGTCCAGACTGAAGTCCCATTCGCCTTTTAAATCCTTATGCAGGCTGGTGGCATACCACTTGTTCAGCTCGCTTGGAAATTTAAGATTGGGAAAAATTTTGGCCAGTCTGCTCAGTTGCGGAATGCCAAGCGCACGTTTAATCGGATTCATATTGAAGTCATAAAATGGACTATTGACCCAAAGTGCTTTGATTAAAGGGTGCTGCGGATGATGTGCCGCATACAAGGTCGTGGTCAGGCCGCCGGTAGAATGACCACAGAGCAGGGCAGCATCGTGACCTTCGGCTGCTATAATGTCGAGTGCCTGGGTAATTTCTGCATCATATTCAGCCAAGTCATAGACGTTATAATATTTTTGATGCGGCAGAATCGAACGTCCGTATTTTCTTAAATCCAGCGCATAAAAATCAAAACCATGCTGATTAAAGCGCTCTGCCATTTCGGTCTGAAAAAAATAATCGATAAAGCCGTGAATATATAAAACTGCTTTTTTTGTGGGTTGGGCTGCTTTTTTACGGATCAGGGTTGCTACGACTTTGCCCTCATAATCATCGGGAAAGTTTAAGATCGCTTGTTCATAGCCTGTCCCCAGAATATCGAGCTGATAAAGCGGTTGCAGTTCACTCATTTTTATACTCGTTCATCTTATTAAATTTATGCTTTATCCTTGATGAGCTGAGGTTTTTTGTCAAACAGATCTTGCTGCCGATTTAAATTAAAAATACGAATAGGGATTAATTTTAGAAACCGTCCAAAACCTAGGCTGAAAATGAGTGTTATCAGATTATAAAATCCTGCTACAAGTATTATAAATTTGCTAAATGACCTAACAGCTTAAAATCAGGCTAAGCTATATAAAATAAACAAAGTGATGTGACTATTTTGGCAGAACTGCCGAAGATTGATTAGATGAGTTAAATAATGCCCAGAGAAAATTTGAACAGTAAACGCCCTTTATATATTCCTTATGCTGGAAATACTCTGCTAGAACTCCCACTACTCAATAAAGGCTCTGCATTTTCTGAAGAAGAGCGTAGAAGCTTTAACTTGCATGGCTTGATTCCTCATGTCACCGAGACGATTGAAGAACAAAGTCAGCGTTCTTATCAGCAGTATTGTGCTTTTAGCAGTGATATTAACAAGCATATTTATTTGCGGAATATTCAGGATACCAATGAGACCCTGTTTTACCATCTGATTGAAAATCACCTCAGTGAGATGATGCCGATTATCTATACCCCGACTGTGGGTGAGGCATGTCAGCGCTTTTCTGATATTTATCGCCGTCATCGTGGGATCTTTATTTCCTATCCTGACCGTGATCAGATCGACCAGATTATTCACAATATCAATAAAAAGAACGTGAAAGTGATTGTGATTACAGATGGTGAGCGCATTTTGGGTCTTGGAGATCAAGGCATCGGTGGTATGGGGATTCCCATTGGAAAACTGGCACTCTACACCGCATGTGGCGGGATCAGTCCGGCCTATACCTTACCGATTACTCTTGATGTCGGTACCAATAATCAGCAGTTGTTAAATGACCCGATTTATATGGGCTGGCGTGAACCACGAATCAGCGGCGATGAATACTATGCTTTTGTCGAGACGGTGATTCGGGCGATTCAACAGCGCTGGCCAGATGCCTTAATTCAGTTTGAAGACTTTGCACAGAAAAATGCCATGCCTTTGCTGGAAAAATATCGTGATCGAATCTGTTGTTTTAATGATGATATTCAGGGCACCGCAGCAGTGTCTGTCGGCAGCCTGATTGCTGCTTCGCGTGCAGCAGGTAAACAGCTCAAAGATCAGGTGGTTACTTTCCTGGGTGCTGGTTCAGCTGGTTGCGGGATTGCAGAACAGATCATTAAGCAAATGGTTGCTGAGGGTTTAAGTGATGCTGAAGCGCGTGCACGCGTGTTTATGGTCGACCGCTTTGGTCTGATCACAGAAAATCAGCCGAATTTACTGGACTTCCAGCGCAAACTGGCACAGCCTCTTGAAAATGTAGAAAGCTGGGCAGATGCTGAGAGCATGATTTCTCTGCTAGATGTAGTTAAGCGTGCCAAACCGACGGTACTGATAGGCGTATCTGGACAGCCAGGTCTATTCACTCAGGAAGTGATTGAAGCCATGGCTGAAAACAGTGTGCAACCGATTATTTTCCCTTTATCCAATCCGACTTCCCGCGTAGAAGCTGTTCCGGCAGATATCTTGCAATGGACCAAGGGCAAAGCGTTGATTGCGACGGGTAGCCCATTTGCACCAGTGAATTATCAGGGGCAGATTCATCATATTTCACAATGCAATAACTCTTATATCTTTCCGGGCATTGGTTTGGGTGTAGTTGCTTCAGGTGCAAAACGTGTCACGGATAATATGCTGATGGCCTCGAGTAATGCCTTGGCGGACTGTTCTCCGAAACTGAAAGATCCTCAGGCAGATTTATTGCCAAATCTGGATTGTTTACAGTCGATTTCGAAGCAGATTGCCTTAAAAGTGGCGCTTGCTGCGATTGAAGATGGGGTAGCACCGAAAGTCAGTGTAGAAGAATTGCAGTTGGCTATTGAACGTAATTTCTGGACACCGCAATACCGTAACTATCAGCGAATTACCTTTTAATTATATTGGAAATGGACTCTGTATTGTGGCTAGTGGTTTGCTAGCTTGAGTTTATCTGATGCGTTGGTGAAATATAAAAAGCCCTGATCTTTTGATGAGGGCTTTTTATATTGTCGTAGGGGTGGCATGGTCACATCTTGGTTATAAAATCAGAAAGTACTTTAAGAATTTGTTATTGAGTGAAACAAAAATGAAAGGATCATTTAAAAAAATAACATCAACATAAAAAGCCCCGATCTTTCGATCAGGGCTTTTTTAGAATCTGGAGCGGGAAAGGAGACTCGAACTCCCGACCCCAACCTTGGCAAGGTCACCGAGATTTATTTCATTAAATTACATTAATTGTAAGTAACTGATTTAATTTGAATGATTTAAATTTTTATAGGGTAAATCTTTCATCAATTTAGATCATTTAATGTTATTTTGGTCACTTAATTTTGGATATTTTACTTTGTAAAAGTCACCTATTTTTTTATACTGATTTTCATGAGAAACAATAACAATATATGGTTTAATATAATGAGTATTAATCAGTATGAAAATATTTTATATTCAATTCAGTAAATGAATATTATGCTCAATCCTATTTTGGATCATCTGGAGAGTCTCTGTTTGAATTTGTCCAGGTAATAGGTCATGAGCGATATTACTGAATCGGATTGCAACCTTACAAATCGAGCCAATAATTTCATCGACCTCTTGGGCAGAAAGTTCCGCTTCCTGAGTACCAAGTTTTACAAGAGCTTGTCGAGGAATATCCAGTGCCTCACCCATGATATCCATTTGATGATATCCACCTGGCCCTTCAAAGAAAGTAACATCATAGGCAGGGGAGAGTTTCCATTGCCCATTTTGGGACATCAGAAATGAAAAGTTTTTGCAATGATCATCTCGATTATTGAAGACTACATTGAAAACAGCTCGCTTGAATGCAATTGCTTTTTCGCGAACATCATTGGTGCAAAAGTGTGTAGCGCGAAGAAAATTACTGTAGTCTAAACTCCCTGGTGATTTAAAATCAGCTCCGGTGACGGCCGCTAAACTTTGCATAGGGATACGCATGCCATCGTGGCGGTCAAATCTCTTTGATGCAAATGCGGTTAATCCATTCGGAAGAGTAAAATATTGAGTGTCAGGGGTATCAATATGACAATAACGCAAGCATTCTGCATAAACAGCTTCAATTGCACAAACTTCAGGATGCTCTTGCTGAGCGGGAAATTTGATCAGCCAAGCTTCATGTTGATGTGAGCTAACTGTTGAGAATTCGTTGGTGACAGGATCACGATAGATGAGTGCTTTTGGTCTTGTACCTTATTCAGAATATCATTTCCACCACTTGCGTAACGTTGGTCTAGAAATGCCACATCTCCGACAAACTAGGCCAGCATTATTGGTCTCTTCAAATAATTTAACCCATACGAGTCTTTGTTGAATTTCTCTGTTCATAGACACCCATTATATTGAAATGATATCTATGAATCACACACTTTATATAATTATGGATAGTCTCATCTGTCTGTAAATGATTATTTACCTGATTTTAAAAATAATAAAGGTTTTAGGTTTTCTATCCACCAATTCAAGCAAGCCTACCTGTAGTTACAAAAATCAATCCTACGGATCGCTTTTTGGTATGCAACAGGGCTTGTCAGGGGCGACCCCTGAACCCCAAACATCACTTATCAAATTGCGATTAAAAAGGTTAAGTTACTTCGGATTTTTAAATCTTATTTATATTAAAATTTCAGTCTTGAAATATAAGAATTCATTGATTTTCAAGGGCATGTGTGTATAATTTTATATTCATGGATTAAGTAAAAAATCAATAAATTTTAGGATGTTAAATTGAGTCATTTGATTGTTGGAAATTTAAATTTAGAGACAAAAATTTTATTATTATTAATGATAAAAATTTTACAAAAAATTGATGATAATGAGTATTTGATTCACGGAAATTTTAATAATGTAAGCTTGAAAAATAAGATTTTTGAGTTTAAAAATGAATACCTTAAAATAGATAAATCGGAAATGGTATTGGCAGTTGTTGGTACCATGAAAGCAGGAAAATCTACAACGATCAATGCAATTGTAGGTTCTGAGATATTACCGAATCGTAATGCACCGATGACTGCAATTCCGACATTAATCCGTCATACACCAACTCAAAAAATCCCGCGATTATTATTTTCTGAAAAAGCTGGATTACCACTCAATAAATTAATTAGTGAATTAAAAAAAGCTATTTTAAATAAAAAAAATGCTCATGTACTTGATGATTTAAAGTCAGATAAAGACTTATATGTGACCGTTGAAAAAATTCAGCAAGGGCTGAAAATTCAAACTGAGGCTTTAGGAGAGAAAGAGATTTTTTCTTTCTTGGTTTATTTGAATGATCTTGTCCGTATTTCACCTATATTTGGTTTAACATTCCCATTTGATCAATATCAAGATATTGATCAACTTCCTGTAATCGAAATTGAATTTTCTCGTCTTCAAGATGCAGGAAATACAGAAGGGAAGCTTATTCTTCTAGATACCCCAGGACCAAATGAAGCCGGTCAAGCACATTTACGTCCAATGTTGCAAGAACAGTTGAAAAGAGCATCTGCTGTTTTAGCTGTGATGGATTATACGCAGCTCAAGTCAGAAGCTGATGAACAAGTCCGTGATGACTTAAAGAGCATTGCTGGAACTGTGAAAGATAGGATGTATGCTTTGGTCAATAAGTTTGACAACTGTGACCGTAATGGAATGCAAGCAGATGAAGTCAAAACCTTTGTTGAGGGTTTAACAGACGGTTTAATTAAAGAGGATAGAGTTTATCCAATTGCTGCGAAGTTAGGGTATCTTGCAAATCGTGCACGGCATGAACGAGACAAGAATGGCTTATTGCCTGAAATAACGGATGATACAGCTTGGGTTGAGGATTTCTATCAAGAGGCAGGATTACGCAGAGAGGCATCAAGAACACCAGAGCATATAGCAGAAAGCATTGATGACTTGTGGGGAGTTTCTAATTTAAGTAAGCCGTTAAAAGATATTATTGAGAGTTCATATGACAATGCTGCATTTTTAGCTTTAGAAGCAGCAGTCGATAAGCTAGATCCAAACAATAATGAACTAAAATCTATTTTTGAATTTCTAGAACTAATCTCAAAAATTTCAGTAAATACTGACTTACAGGTAGTATTTAATTCCCTAGATAGTTTGACTAAAGAAATTAATAAAGAAATGAGTTGTTCTAAAAAAATATCACGGCTATATGGTGAAGAGAAAAAAAGTAAGAAAAATAAAATTAATAAAATCATGAGTGATATTAGACAACTGCATGATCAAGTTTTTTCTAAATTAGATTCAATTATATTATTTGCAGAGCAGTATCCATTAGATATTTATATAGATAAAAGAAGCTTAGATATATATATAAGTGATTCTGAGAAAATTATAAAAAAAGTCAGCAGCATATTGGTTAACGATACACATTCTTATGATGGTGTTAGGCAAAAAATGGTGGCCGAGCTAAAAGATATGCATCAAAATTTAAAATGGATACACGAACATAATTCTAAAAATATTCTTTCTATGAATATTGAATCTCAACTGATTGAGGACTTTTCATATTGGCAAGTATCCTTTAAAAAATTGCAACAGCAAGTACGATTATATAGTTCTGAGTAACTTCAGAATCTTGTTTATACTTTAAATAAATCAGCAGGATAAATTAAATGTCTTTAGATATAAAAACGTTAAGAGATGAAGCTCAGGCATTATTACAAGTTGAACATGCATTTTTGAATAAAATGCTAGATCAGCAACTTTTATCAGAGTCTGATGGTAAAAAGCACAATCAATATGATAAAGCGACTATAGATAAGGACTCTGTTCAAATGGAAATTGCTGTCCTACGTGGTGAAGAATTTAAACTTTCAAACTTAGAAATGGTATTGGCGGTTGTTGGTACTATGAAAGCAGGGAAGTCCACAACGATTAATGCAATTGTAGGTTCTGAGATATTACCGAATCGTAATGCCCCAATGACTGCAATTCCAACATTAATTCGTCATACGCCAACTCAAAAAATCCCACGATTATTATTTTCTGAAAAAGCGGGCTTACCACTCAATAAATTAATTAATGAACTAAAAAAAGCGATTTCGAATAAAAAGAATGCTCCTATTCTTGAGGATTTAAAGTCAGATAAAGACTTATATGTGACCGTTGAAAAGATTCAACAAGGTTTGAAAATACAAACAGAGGCTTTGGGTGAGAAAGAAATTTTCTCTTTCTTGGTTTGTTTAAATGACCTTGTCCGTATTGCACCTAAATTTGATTTAACATTCCCATTTGATGAATATCAAAATATTGATCAGTTACCAGTAATTGAAATTGAGTTTTCTCATCTTCAAGGTGCGGGAGATACAGAAGGAAAGCTAATTCTTCTAGATACACCAGGACCCAATGAAGCAGGTCAGGCACACTTACGCCCGATGTTACAAGAACAATTAAAAAGAGCCTCTGCTGTCCTTGCGGTGATGGATTATACGCAACTCAAATCTGAGGCCGATGCTCAAGTTCGTGAAGATTTACAGAGTATTGCAGGAACTGTTAAAGATAGGATTTATGCTTTGGTCAACAAATTTGATAATTGTGACCGAAATGGTATGCAAGCAGATGAGGTTAAAACCTTTGTTGATGGTTTGACAGAAGGTTTGATTAAAGAAGATCGTGTTTATCCAATCGCGGCTAAATGGGGTTATCTTGCAAATCGTGCACGACATGAAAGAGATCAGGACGGTTTATTACCTGAAATAACCGATGAAACAGCTTGGGTTAATGATTTCTATCAAGAAGCGGGATTACGTAGAGAGTCATTAAGAACGCCAGAGCGTATTGCAGACAGTATTGATGACTTGTGGGCAGATTCTAAGTTAAGTCAGCCATTGAAAGATATCATTGCAAGTTCATATGATAATGCAGCAATTTTAGCTTTAGAGGCTGCAGTTGATAAGTTAGAGGAGTGCTCTGATAAAATTCATACTGTTTTGGGGGTAAAAGAGCAGTCAATGCAAAAGTCAGCAGCAGAATTGAAAGCATTGATTTCTAATTTAACGGAAAATATCAAAAATATTGATAAAACAGAAGTCGTAGCAGAAAGTTCAATTCGTCAACATCAAAAAAACTTTTCACAAAAAATTCTGAATATTATTAAAGAACAATTTAAGCAGGTTGAACAAGAACTAGAGCAAAAACTGTTTGCAGCTAATGAGAAATCAAAGAAAGCACAAGAAAAAAATACTTTAGTTTCATCTAGTGCAAGTCTATCAAGATTATCCAAATTGCTTGGTGTAGTACGTAAGACTTATTCAGATCTGCAATATGATCCGAAAAATCCTAAGATCAATTTTGGAGATGATAAGCAGGGGGCATTAGAGTTTTTAGAAAGTATTCAAAATGTATTACAGACGTCACATAACCTGACTAACCAGAATATTGAACAGGAGCTCGATAAGCTATTGGTTGTTTTTGAGGATGAATTTAAAAACAATATTCTTCAAAATGCACAAAAAAATATGTTGCAAATTAACAAAACATTAAGTCAAAGTGGCTTTGATGATATTCAAATTAAGTTGCCAAGCCGTAAGAATTTAGATTTAAAACTTACAAGTGCTCGATTAATGCAAGATGCTTTATTGGAAGAGCAGTATGAGGAAAAAAGAACAAGAGTTGTAGATAGTAAATGGGGGCGATTTAAAAATTGGTTAAATAGTGATTGGGGGCAAGAAGAATATACAGTTAAAGTGCAAGAATATAAAGTAGATATGAATAAAATTAAAACACAGGTGAGAAAAGATTTAGAGGATAG is from Acinetobacter lwoffii and encodes:
- a CDS encoding IS701 family transposase, which gives rise to MIRRTKHASTATCTLPIYMGFLMTEPNSISCTQLAETYNISHDSVNRFLEREDYTAHDLYQEAIQHIDNNKLIVSIDDTVLDKPYSQHMDLVSYFWSGKHHRSVKGINLITLYATDQHGKNIPINFRIYDKSESKTKNDYFMEMLSEVLDWGAKIQFITGDSWYSSTENLKTIRKHGIRFMFGVDSNRKVSPEKGQWFQLRLLPNFHQGQVVWLKDVGFVQLFKTQLKEQQRFYIVHQDEDDLLSFDGFYELHSSHWKIEQYHRVIKQVCHIEKFQVRRSKLILNHIFSALMAYVEIQKNQFERIFENVYRWQKKLFRPIIKNFIDEFILDKNHLLPQKIYK
- a CDS encoding acetaldehyde dehydrogenase ExaC, with translation MRYADPNTDGSKIQFKAQYDNFIGGEWVAPVKGEYFDNISPVDGKVFTKVPRSSVEDIELALDAAHKAKEQWNRSSPTTRSNILLKIADRLEQNLELLAVAETWDNGKPIRETLAADIPLAIDHFRYFAGCIRAQEGGISEIDEDTIAYHFHEPLGVVGQIIPWNFPILMAAWKLAPALAAGNCIVLKPAEQTPVSILVLAELIQDILPPGVLNIVNGYGVEVGRPLATNPRIAKIAFTGSTAVGQLIMQYATENIIPVTLELGGKSPNLFFADIMDQEDDYLDKALEGFAMFALNQGEICTCPSRALVQESIADEFLARAVERVQRIKTGHPLDTDTMIGAQASQEQQDKILGCIATGREEGAQILTGGEARQEVGQGFYIEPTIFKGSNDMKTFQDEIFGPVLAVTTFKDFDDAIKIANDTIYGLGAGVWSRSAHTSYRAGRAIQAGRVWTNCYHIYPAHAAFGGYKKSGIGRENHRMMLDHYQQTKNLLVSYSTKPAGFF
- a CDS encoding alpha/beta hydrolase — translated: MSELQPLYQLDILGTGYEQAILNFPDDYEGKVVATLIRKKAAQPTKKAVLYIHGFIDYFFQTEMAERFNQHGFDFYALDLRKYGRSILPHQKYYNVYDLAEYDAEITQALDIIAAEGHDAALLCGHSTGGLTTTLYAAHHPQHPLIKALWVNSPFYDFNMNPIKRALGIPQLSRLAKIFPNLKFPSELNKWYATSLHKDLKGEWDFSLDWKKTRYPMVRISFIRAIHEAQKEIHRGVQLDVPVLIMHSHQTLYPKKWGKAAQSSDVILGIKDIQKYAKKIKGDVTVQSIQNGLHDLVLSEQSVRKQVYQQLFQWLHDQGL
- a CDS encoding NAD-dependent malic enzyme, coding for MPRENLNSKRPLYIPYAGNTLLELPLLNKGSAFSEEERRSFNLHGLIPHVTETIEEQSQRSYQQYCAFSSDINKHIYLRNIQDTNETLFYHLIENHLSEMMPIIYTPTVGEACQRFSDIYRRHRGIFISYPDRDQIDQIIHNINKKNVKVIVITDGERILGLGDQGIGGMGIPIGKLALYTACGGISPAYTLPITLDVGTNNQQLLNDPIYMGWREPRISGDEYYAFVETVIRAIQQRWPDALIQFEDFAQKNAMPLLEKYRDRICCFNDDIQGTAAVSVGSLIAASRAAGKQLKDQVVTFLGAGSAGCGIAEQIIKQMVAEGLSDAEARARVFMVDRFGLITENQPNLLDFQRKLAQPLENVESWADAESMISLLDVVKRAKPTVLIGVSGQPGLFTQEVIEAMAENSVQPIIFPLSNPTSRVEAVPADILQWTKGKALIATGSPFAPVNYQGQIHHISQCNNSYIFPGIGLGVVASGAKRVTDNMLMASSNALADCSPKLKDPQADLLPNLDCLQSISKQIALKVALAAIEDGVAPKVSVEELQLAIERNFWTPQYRNYQRITF
- a CDS encoding dynamin family protein, with product MSHLIVGNLNLETKILLLLMIKILQKIDDNEYLIHGNFNNVSLKNKIFEFKNEYLKIDKSEMVLAVVGTMKAGKSTTINAIVGSEILPNRNAPMTAIPTLIRHTPTQKIPRLLFSEKAGLPLNKLISELKKAILNKKNAHVLDDLKSDKDLYVTVEKIQQGLKIQTEALGEKEIFSFLVYLNDLVRISPIFGLTFPFDQYQDIDQLPVIEIEFSRLQDAGNTEGKLILLDTPGPNEAGQAHLRPMLQEQLKRASAVLAVMDYTQLKSEADEQVRDDLKSIAGTVKDRMYALVNKFDNCDRNGMQADEVKTFVEGLTDGLIKEDRVYPIAAKLGYLANRARHERDKNGLLPEITDDTAWVEDFYQEAGLRREASRTPEHIAESIDDLWGVSNLSKPLKDIIESSYDNAAFLALEAAVDKLDPNNNELKSIFEFLELISKISVNTDLQVVFNSLDSLTKEINKEMSCSKKISRLYGEEKKSKKNKINKIMSDIRQLHDQVFSKLDSIILFAEQYPLDIYIDKRSLDIYISDSEKIIKKVSSILVNDTHSYDGVRQKMVAELKDMHQNLKWIHEHNSKNILSMNIESQLIEDFSYWQVSFKKLQQQVRLYSSE
- a CDS encoding dynamin family protein — protein: MSLDIKTLRDEAQALLQVEHAFLNKMLDQQLLSESDGKKHNQYDKATIDKDSVQMEIAVLRGEEFKLSNLEMVLAVVGTMKAGKSTTINAIVGSEILPNRNAPMTAIPTLIRHTPTQKIPRLLFSEKAGLPLNKLINELKKAISNKKNAPILEDLKSDKDLYVTVEKIQQGLKIQTEALGEKEIFSFLVCLNDLVRIAPKFDLTFPFDEYQNIDQLPVIEIEFSHLQGAGDTEGKLILLDTPGPNEAGQAHLRPMLQEQLKRASAVLAVMDYTQLKSEADAQVREDLQSIAGTVKDRIYALVNKFDNCDRNGMQADEVKTFVDGLTEGLIKEDRVYPIAAKWGYLANRARHERDQDGLLPEITDETAWVNDFYQEAGLRRESLRTPERIADSIDDLWADSKLSQPLKDIIASSYDNAAILALEAAVDKLEECSDKIHTVLGVKEQSMQKSAAELKALISNLTENIKNIDKTEVVAESSIRQHQKNFSQKILNIIKEQFKQVEQELEQKLFAANEKSKKAQEKNTLVSSSASLSRLSKLLGVVRKTYSDLQYDPKNPKINFGDDKQGALEFLESIQNVLQTSHNLTNQNIEQELDKLLVVFEDEFKNNILQNAQKNMLQINKTLSQSGFDDIQIKLPSRKNLDLKLTSARLMQDALLEEQYEEKRTRVVDSKWGRFKNWLNSDWGQEEYTVKVQEYKVDMNKIKTQVRKDLEDSQKLLNQSIQKNIELPLIQTTEQFFIEFKRKISGLKKDIENSLNDKENSHQNDQLLLEIIQFMLQENLNFNQRITVLKSALNKEIKSAA